In one window of Caenimonas aquaedulcis DNA:
- a CDS encoding STAS/SEC14 domain-containing protein: MTMEVRLVRLRDYLDVVLDGKLDLEQLLAVIDRVGTLTRDHGDDRLLFDLSGIDGMPHVAGQMQLGEQVVRSLSHLTRVASVVPAERITRSSEAIAQARGLRLKVFATRREAISWLRETERGAPEPDAMDPARAAIWDVVRHLFPQHAQAIQLPSGTLAISWAVARHAGAASEMATPITVRLEPELERRMEGADEEQRKRIAASLEAEFRAGLMGYDPFTDVPRARVIVLG, encoded by the coding sequence ATGACCATGGAGGTGCGCCTGGTGCGCCTGCGCGACTACCTGGACGTCGTGCTCGACGGAAAGCTCGACCTGGAGCAGCTGCTCGCCGTGATCGATCGCGTGGGTACCCTCACCCGCGACCACGGCGACGATCGCCTGCTGTTCGACCTGTCCGGCATCGACGGCATGCCGCATGTGGCCGGGCAGATGCAGCTGGGCGAGCAGGTCGTGCGCTCGCTCTCGCACCTCACCCGGGTCGCGTCGGTGGTGCCGGCCGAGCGGATCACCCGCTCGAGCGAGGCGATCGCCCAGGCGCGGGGCTTGCGGCTGAAAGTGTTCGCCACGAGAAGGGAGGCGATTTCCTGGCTGCGCGAAACCGAACGCGGCGCGCCCGAGCCGGACGCGATGGATCCCGCGCGTGCGGCCATCTGGGACGTGGTGCGGCACCTCTTTCCGCAGCACGCGCAGGCGATCCAGCTGCCGAGCGGCACGCTCGCCATTTCCTGGGCCGTGGCGCGGCATGCCGGCGCGGCGAGCGAGATGGCCACGCCCATCACCGTGCGGCTGGAACCGGAGCTCGAGCGGCGGATGGAAGGCGCGGACGAGGAGCAGCGAAAGCGGATCGCCGCCTCGCTGGAGGCGGAGTTTCGCGCGGGACTG
- a CDS encoding GNAT family N-acetyltransferase, translated as MDDFSFTDNPAAHRFELRHGGALAAHADYTLGGGTITFVHTEVLKEYEGQGLGSRIAKSAFEEVRRRGLEAIPVCSFMAGYLRKHPQEQDILGERGRSAMER; from the coding sequence ATGGACGATTTCAGCTTCACCGACAACCCCGCCGCGCACCGGTTCGAGCTGCGCCACGGGGGTGCACTCGCCGCGCACGCGGACTACACGCTGGGGGGCGGCACCATCACCTTCGTGCACACCGAGGTGCTGAAGGAATACGAGGGCCAGGGCCTCGGTTCGCGGATCGCGAAATCAGCTTTCGAGGAAGTCCGCAGGCGGGGCCTCGAGGCCATCCCGGTCTGCAGCTTCATGGCGGGCTACCTGCGCAAGCACCCGCAGGAGCAGGACATCCTGGGCGAGCGGGGCCGCAGCGCGATGGAGCGCTGA